In Pseudomonadota bacterium, the DNA window ATAATCCGTAATCGTTTTCTTAAGCATATCCAGACCGCCCTGATTGAGTATTTTCCAGCCTGAAGTAGCGTCAACCAAGTGCAGTTTTGCAGGTGGCTGATTTTTGCCCAATAAAATATTAAGGCGGTTTTGAAGCCTGCGTTTGCCATCTTCCAACGCTAAATATAAGACTTCGCCTTGTTCTTGGCGGCGGCCAACGAAAAAGGGACCACTCCGGCCATCCAAAAAGGGACCACCTGTAGCGGTTGATACCCTATCGTTTCGGTTGGTGTCCGGCAAGGGATTTTCTTTTCCCTTGTTTTACAGGTTGCCCTCGGGGGCCGAGTCTTTCGCTTCCTGTTCTTGTGTTGTTTCCGGTGCTTTTCTTTCTTCTCTTCTCCTCTCCTCCCCCTTGTTTTTAAGGGACCCTTATGTAGCCTGCCGCGTAGCGGTGGGGGCGCTGCCTCCGGGCAGCGGCGCTTTGTCCCGCGTGTTGTCCCCCTCCTTTCCATCGAGCCGCTTGCCTCGGCCGGTGCGATACGATTTGCCCTTGGTTGTCAGGATGTGCGCGTGATGCGCCAGGCGATCCAGTAAGGCAGTCGTCAGCTTCTCGTCCCCGAACACCTGGACCCATTCACTGAAGGCCAGGTTCGTGGTTACCAGGGTGGAGCGCCGTTCGTGGCGCTCGGCCAGCAGGTTGAAAAGCAATTCGCCGCCATCACGCTTGAACGGGACAAAACCCAGTTCGTCTACCACCAAAAGCTGGACTTTCTGATAGCGCCGATGCATCCGGCCGAGGGTACGTTCGTCACGGGCTTCCATCAATTCACGTACCAGTTCGGCCGCCTTGCGGAAGAGCACGGGAAACCGCCGCCGTGTTGCCTCCACGCCCAGCGCGATGGCCAGGTGTGTCTTGCAAGTTCCGATCGGGCCAGCGATGACCACGTCCTCCGCTTTCTCGATAAACCTTCCGCTGGCCAGTTCCTGAAGCTTCGGACGAGACACCCCCTGCAATGCCTCCCAGTCGATCTGGTCGAACGTCTTGATGTCTGGGAACCCTGCCTGCTTCAGATACCGCTTGGCCGCATTCTCCTGCCGGGTTAGCACTTCCACTTCCAGCAGTTCGCGCAAAAACTCTTCATACGCCCAAGTGCCATCGCGCGCCCGCCGGGCCACCGCCTCGAACTGCCGGGCCATTGTCGGCAAACGCAACACACGGCTGTGTCCCTGGATCACCGCCGAAAGAACGGAGTCGCTCATAGCCCACCTCCGTTCACAAGCAACACGTCATAATCGGATGCCTGGGCTGCTTCGATTTGAATGTTGCGCAACCCTTCCGGCACACGTGCGTCCGCCAGCACTTCCGCCGCCGGAATAAACCGCCGCAAGGCCAGTAGATTGCACCGACCCTCCGCCAGCGCTTCTGCCAACGCCGCCTTCACGCGTTCCTCGCCATGTTCCCGGATTGCACCCAGAATGCCGGCCAGATGTCGGGCACCCTGCCGTTCCCCATGTGTCTGCACCAGCAGTGCCCAGAGCGGTCCGTACGGCTCGCCAAGCTCTCCCACCAGCTCTGGCGCCACCTGCCGCACCGCTTGCGGCTTGTGCGATAATGCCCCCAGATAATCACGGTAGCGAATCTTCTTGTGGCCGGGCAATAAACGCTCGCGCATCACCGTTTCCCCGCGGCATGCAAACCGAATGTC includes these proteins:
- the istB gene encoding IS21-like element helper ATPase IstB — protein: MSDSVLSAVIQGHSRVLRLPTMARQFEAVARRARDGTWAYEEFLRELLEVEVLTRQENAAKRYLKQAGFPDIKTFDQIDWEALQGVSRPKLQELASGRFIEKAEDVVIAGPIGTCKTHLAIALGVEATRRRFPVLFRKAAELVRELMEARDERTLGRMHRRYQKVQLLVVDELGFVPFKRDGGELLFNLLAERHERRSTLVTTNLAFSEWVQVFGDEKLTTALLDRLAHHAHILTTKGKSYRTGRGKRLDGKEGDNTRDKAPLPGGSAPTATRQAT